The genome window GCGTCAAATTTTACTTCAGGGAGCTTAGCGACTTGCTTAGAGATTACGGTTTTAGCGGCGTGGAAAATCTAGCCTACCTATCGTGGATGGCCGCGTTTTTTACTCTGCTTTACGCTACGGGACTGCGGCCTTGGCTGCTTACTCGCGCGCTGATAAATAAAGCAAACTACGGCGAATTCGGGCAAAAAAGCGTGATCTTAGAGGATGGATTTTTCGTGCAAAAAAGCAAATTCGGCGAGGGCAGATATTTTTATAACGCCATCAGCCACGCCCGATATATCGGTAGTTTCGTCGTCGTTATCATCGCAAACTCTATGTTTTACGCCGTGCCGCGCGAGGCCTTCGCAGACGGCGGGGCGGAGTTTTTAAGCGAGATAAAAAAGCGCGCGGGAA of uncultured Campylobacter sp. contains these proteins:
- a CDS encoding YcxB family protein; the encoded protein is MPNLKADFEIKPSAEYKAMTREVGKIVYKGDKFMRNIRICDFTASALGMFFITLLCVKFYFRELSDLLRDYGFSGVENLAYLSWMAAFFTLLYATGLRPWLLTRALINKANYGEFGQKSVILEDGFFVQKSKFGEGRYFYNAISHARYIGSFVVVIIANSMFYAVPREAFADGGAEFLSEIKKRAGIDE